A portion of the Paucilactobacillus hokkaidonensis JCM 18461 genome contains these proteins:
- a CDS encoding universal stress protein, producing the protein MSDYQHVLVGIDGSKQSEMALEKAISAALQNNAKLSLLSVINGERFPNTSTVGYGFIDRSVYDGAVKEMEKKLAHYQKQAEDAGVTNVDLKVKIGNAKIELGSKFPEANDVDLIVVGATGLNFIGRMIVGSTASYVVRESPCDVIVVKTDKENKPVDLQKTTYPEI; encoded by the coding sequence ATGAGTGATTATCAACACGTTCTTGTTGGAATTGACGGTTCAAAGCAATCAGAAATGGCACTAGAAAAAGCAATTAGTGCTGCGTTACAAAATAATGCCAAGCTTTCATTGTTGAGTGTTATTAATGGCGAGCGGTTTCCGAATACTAGTACAGTTGGCTATGGATTCATCGATCGGTCCGTGTATGATGGAGCGGTGAAAGAGATGGAGAAAAAATTAGCCCATTATCAAAAACAGGCAGAAGATGCAGGGGTTACTAATGTTGATTTAAAAGTTAAAATTGGTAATGCTAAAATCGAATTGGGCAGTAAGTTTCCAGAAGCCAACGATGTAGATTTAATTGTGGTCGGTGCAACTGGGCTTAACTTTATTGGCCGAATGATCGTAGGCTCGACAGCATCATATGTCGTCCGTGAATCACCATGTGATGTTATTGTGGTTAAGACGGATAAAGAGAATAAGCCAGTTGACTTACAGAAGACAACTTATCCAGAAATTTAA
- the pepV gene encoding dipeptidase PepV, which translates to MTDWKTKAQQQKEDYVNDLIALMKIPSVRDDSQATDEFPLGPKPAQALTIFLEMAQQDGFKTKNIDNVVGYAEWGEGDETLAILAHLDVMPAGNGWDTDPFNPVIKNGNIYGRGASDDKGPGMAAYYALKTLKDMDVKFNKKVRFIVGTDEESDWTGMKRYFEVEPAPTLGFSPDAEFPLINGEKGNVSMKLGFAGENKGSVSVRSFHSGLRPNMVPREAEAVIETDDPNQMKVAFTEFLAQKPITGEAVDTPDGVKLSVVGKAAHGMEPLKGENAGTYLANFLTQYDIQGDAGSFINLLGHYMHQDSRMHNFDLAFSDDVMGDLTMNVGMMDFDDQVGGQVDMNFRYPKGITPDDIQAKLNTVVTPLAVTITQGSFMVPHYVDTSDPLVTTLMGAYRDQTGDLDAQPEVVGGGTYGRMMERGVAFGALFAHTQDTMHQANEFQPIDDLLMAMAIYMQSINDLVTD; encoded by the coding sequence ATGACCGATTGGAAAACTAAAGCACAACAACAAAAAGAAGACTATGTTAATGATTTAATCGCACTAATGAAAATACCCAGTGTTCGTGATGATTCACAAGCCACTGATGAATTTCCGCTGGGGCCCAAACCAGCACAAGCCCTAACTATTTTTTTGGAAATGGCCCAACAAGATGGTTTTAAAACTAAAAACATTGATAATGTTGTCGGTTATGCTGAATGGGGTGAAGGTGACGAAACACTTGCCATTTTGGCCCATCTTGATGTTATGCCGGCGGGAAATGGTTGGGATACGGATCCGTTTAATCCAGTAATTAAGAATGGTAACATTTATGGTCGCGGTGCATCAGATGACAAGGGGCCGGGGATGGCTGCTTATTACGCGCTAAAAACACTAAAAGACATGGACGTTAAATTTAATAAAAAAGTTCGTTTCATTGTTGGTACGGATGAAGAAAGCGATTGGACTGGGATGAAACGTTATTTTGAAGTTGAACCAGCGCCAACGCTTGGATTTTCACCAGATGCTGAATTTCCATTGATTAATGGTGAAAAAGGGAATGTCTCCATGAAATTGGGATTTGCCGGAGAAAATAAGGGTTCGGTAAGCGTAAGGTCATTTCATTCTGGCTTACGACCAAATATGGTTCCACGTGAAGCCGAGGCAGTGATTGAAACTGATGACCCAAATCAAATGAAAGTGGCATTTACTGAGTTTCTCGCTCAAAAACCAATTACTGGTGAAGCTGTTGATACTCCAGACGGGGTTAAGTTGAGTGTGGTCGGTAAAGCAGCCCACGGCATGGAACCACTGAAGGGCGAAAATGCTGGGACCTATTTAGCAAACTTTTTAACCCAATACGATATTCAGGGGGATGCCGGTAGCTTTATCAATTTACTTGGGCATTACATGCATCAAGATTCACGGATGCATAATTTTGATTTGGCCTTTAGTGACGATGTGATGGGTGATTTAACCATGAACGTCGGGATGATGGATTTTGACGATCAAGTTGGTGGTCAAGTGGATATGAACTTCCGTTATCCAAAGGGGATCACGCCGGATGATATTCAAGCCAAACTGAACACTGTTGTGACACCACTTGCAGTTACGATTACGCAAGGATCATTTATGGTACCGCATTATGTGGATACTAGCGACCCATTGGTTACAACATTGATGGGTGCGTACCGTGATCAGACGGGTGATTTAGATGCTCAGCCAGAGGTTGTCGGTGGTGGAACTTATGGTCGTATGATGGAACGTGGTGTTGCCTTTGGCGCCTTATTTGCCCATACACAGGATACAATGCACCAGGCTAATGAATTTCAACCGATTGATGATTTGTTGATGGCAATGGCAATTTATATGCAATCAATTAATGATCTAGTTACTGACTAG
- a CDS encoding Cof-type HAD-IIB family hydrolase has product MYKAIVFFDLDGTLLMDDKSLSPANVQAIHELEQNNILPVVSTGRNIFEVRYVLDETGMDSIVSANGSYVQFEGKRLHAEYLEPELIEEFNAFANVQGDPVAWFNHHEFALSQETPVTDKNFKLLGLNARVEPDWYKYHHVNFMFVFNFDKEKLYQERFKGVLSLVRNNPRGLDTMLDGVSKKSGIEELLDYANFGKVPTYAFGDQLNDLEMFDLVDHPICMANGNPAVKEKAEFITTSNMNGGIVNGLRHFDLI; this is encoded by the coding sequence ATGTATAAAGCAATCGTATTTTTTGATTTAGATGGCACATTATTGATGGATGACAAGAGTTTATCGCCAGCCAATGTTCAGGCAATTCATGAATTGGAGCAAAATAATATTTTACCAGTAGTTTCTACCGGACGTAATATTTTTGAAGTGCGTTATGTGCTAGATGAAACCGGGATGGACTCGATTGTGAGTGCTAACGGCAGTTACGTTCAATTTGAGGGCAAAAGGCTGCATGCCGAATATTTAGAGCCGGAATTAATTGAAGAATTTAATGCGTTTGCTAATGTCCAAGGGGATCCAGTGGCTTGGTTTAATCACCATGAATTTGCATTGAGTCAAGAAACTCCAGTAACGGATAAAAACTTCAAGCTGTTAGGGTTAAATGCGAGAGTTGAACCAGATTGGTATAAATACCATCATGTGAACTTTATGTTCGTATTTAATTTTGACAAAGAAAAACTATACCAAGAACGTTTTAAAGGGGTTTTATCATTAGTACGCAATAACCCTCGTGGTTTAGACACGATGCTGGATGGTGTTTCCAAAAAGTCTGGTATTGAAGAATTGCTGGACTACGCCAACTTTGGTAAGGTACCAACTTATGCGTTTGGTGATCAATTAAATGATCTTGAAATGTTTGATTTGGTAGACCATCCAATTTGTATGGCGAATGGTAATCCAGCAGTCAAAGAAAAGGCTGAGTTTATTACGACTAGTAATATGAATGGTGGCATTGTAAATGGATTACGGCATTTTGATTTGATTTAG
- a CDS encoding LytR/AlgR family response regulator transcription factor codes for MRNIYLCESQPVERQNYEREIKQQLLVNQLSSLVYSFGTESPEELLLYVQNHPLETGLYFLDTEMGIGQVSGMQLAEQIRQSDPQALIVFFAYQKELSVNAIQRHIEPLDYIIKTSDHKEEYQQIMLDLKIAQQRDKVVPENKTEIFTYKLESRIYKLDIQKIDYFSTTDSPHKLRLTTHEQQVEFRGDLNDIQKRYPFLFRGHKRILLNPKRIKLIDLQTRLVTFIDDESCQIAYRRLSELKQIL; via the coding sequence ATGCGTAATATTTATTTATGTGAGAGTCAACCAGTTGAACGACAAAATTATGAACGGGAAATTAAGCAACAACTGTTAGTGAATCAGCTGTCATCATTGGTATATTCTTTTGGCACTGAGAGTCCAGAGGAATTATTGTTGTACGTGCAGAATCATCCACTGGAAACTGGGTTATATTTCCTGGACACCGAAATGGGTATTGGACAGGTTAGTGGTATGCAGTTAGCAGAACAGATTAGACAAAGTGACCCGCAAGCTTTGATAGTTTTTTTTGCATATCAAAAAGAACTATCAGTTAATGCAATTCAACGACACATTGAGCCGCTAGATTACATTATTAAAACTAGCGATCACAAAGAAGAGTATCAACAAATTATGCTGGATCTTAAAATTGCACAACAACGAGATAAAGTTGTGCCTGAAAATAAAACTGAAATTTTTACGTATAAACTCGAAAGTCGGATTTACAAACTTGATATTCAAAAAATTGATTATTTTAGTACTACGGATTCACCACATAAGCTCCGATTAACCACTCATGAGCAGCAAGTTGAATTTCGCGGTGATTTAAATGATATTCAAAAACGCTATCCATTTCTATTCCGGGGCCACAAGAGGATACTTTTGAACCCAAAACGAATTAAATTGATTGATTTGCAAACAAGGCTAGTAACCTTTATTGATGATGAAAGCTGTCAAATTGCGTATCGAAGATTATCCGAGCTGAAGCAAATTTTGTAA
- a CDS encoding deoxynucleoside kinase, giving the protein MVIITAGMIGVGKTTLTGLIAEHLGTKAFYEPVGDNPVLPLYYKDPKQYGFLLQIYFLNKRFGMIKKALDDDNNVLDRSIYEDALFTKENNAEGNITDTELGVYLNLLDNMMMDLQQLPKKAPDLLVYAETDFDTILYRIKKRGRDYEQFDNNPELERYYYKMWTAYKEWFEEYNASPKMKIDLQTFDLDQPGNIDRVLQQIDATLNDIRQPQS; this is encoded by the coding sequence ATGGTGATAATCACAGCAGGAATGATCGGTGTTGGTAAAACAACACTTACCGGACTCATTGCCGAACACTTAGGAACAAAAGCATTTTATGAACCAGTAGGCGATAATCCAGTGCTACCATTATATTATAAGGATCCAAAACAGTATGGCTTTTTATTACAAATCTATTTTCTCAACAAACGATTTGGAATGATCAAAAAAGCATTAGATGATGACAACAATGTGTTAGACCGTTCCATCTACGAAGACGCGTTATTCACCAAGGAGAATAACGCCGAAGGTAACATCACTGATACTGAACTAGGTGTTTATCTCAACCTGCTCGATAATATGATGATGGACCTACAACAGTTGCCAAAAAAAGCTCCCGATTTATTAGTCTATGCGGAAACTGACTTTGACACAATCCTATATCGAATTAAAAAGCGTGGTCGTGACTATGAACAGTTTGACAATAACCCAGAATTGGAACGTTACTACTATAAAATGTGGACCGCTTATAAAGAATGGTTTGAAGAATATAATGCTAGTCCCAAAATGAAAATTGACCTGCAAACCTTTGATCTTGATCAACCTGGCAACATCGATCGTGTTTTACAACAAATTGATGCTACTTTAAACGATATTCGACAACCACAAAGTTAA
- a CDS encoding helix-turn-helix domain-containing protein: MFLNSIIRQQRKEKGLNQSELAAGICTQATMSNIENKGTVPSLGTLIKLCQRLDLTLNDVVSEFQVASDTFDEITTAERLIALDQIDAADQKLQHIGASFNEDEKLENKQYQFLTGYLCLLNNDLDGAVFHFSFVADGDAKTDSSYVISAHIALGEIYFQRDQLDRARFYFNDIKSMLDNFEITSELTMFWLKICVRFAYHYLIKTGQNSAAQKLIDQLKNNPDYKISSRFVAEFEKYSN, encoded by the coding sequence ATGTTTTTAAATTCAATTATTAGGCAACAACGTAAAGAAAAAGGTCTCAATCAGTCTGAACTGGCTGCTGGAATCTGTACCCAAGCAACAATGAGTAACATTGAAAATAAGGGGACGGTTCCTTCCCTTGGTACACTAATTAAATTATGTCAACGGCTAGATCTTACCCTGAATGACGTCGTTTCAGAATTTCAAGTTGCTTCAGATACTTTCGATGAAATCACAACTGCAGAACGTTTAATCGCATTAGATCAAATTGATGCAGCAGACCAAAAATTACAACACATTGGTGCTTCATTTAATGAAGATGAAAAATTAGAAAATAAACAATATCAATTTTTAACTGGTTATCTGTGTCTATTAAACAACGATCTAGATGGTGCTGTTTTCCATTTCAGCTTTGTTGCAGACGGTGATGCCAAAACAGATTCTTCCTATGTAATTTCTGCTCATATCGCATTAGGTGAAATTTACTTCCAGCGCGATCAGCTTGATCGTGCCCGATTTTATTTCAATGATATTAAATCGATGCTAGATAATTTTGAAATCACAAGCGAACTGACAATGTTCTGGCTTAAAATATGTGTCCGCTTTGCTTATCACTATTTAATTAAAACGGGTCAAAATTCAGCTGCACAAAAATTAATTGATCAGTTAAAAAATAACCCTGATTACAAAATCAGCTCTCGCTTTGTCGCGGAGTTTGAAAAATACAGTAACTAA
- a CDS encoding sensor histidine kinase codes for MIMLPQYIGQITDVFTLVSFFANLFIIEPKSKNRYNIIIAIISIVAISYIDLLYNLASVPLLAILYFIVLKRKQSSVSRWISNFVTALLFTFITAQLASFLTIAILQIPLGKVNNQLALLVILYFSLTIIITAFFLIARYLILKLISKINMDQRFAATIFGYNAATLLLFLTLAIAVTRWIGKESALASIILPLFGILAFIMLLITVILYSRNIENLQLAHKEELNKDNTLYVKELEKKYHEARKAKHDYKNMLFTLQVIAKNGNSNTLYESVSNLLQSDTEFDDDSYLTIHKINDPFIRGIITQKLTEAKEKNMKTSLEVTERIPDLGKINIIVTRILGILMDNAIEAAIKSEDHRISVAVISTDSNIRFLIKNSVAKGTKININRIFEEEYSNKGSERGLGLSTVKDLTSHYDNLLISVTFTDTFTVILTLEKANQ; via the coding sequence ATGATAATGCTACCTCAGTATATTGGACAAATCACTGACGTTTTTACACTAGTCTCTTTTTTTGCAAATCTATTTATCATAGAACCAAAGTCAAAAAATCGATATAACATAATTATTGCTATAATTTCCATTGTAGCTATTAGTTATATCGACCTGCTTTATAATCTGGCCAGTGTCCCACTACTCGCCATATTATATTTTATTGTTCTAAAACGAAAACAATCATCTGTATCTAGATGGATTTCTAATTTTGTTACCGCTCTCCTATTTACTTTTATTACCGCACAATTGGCTAGTTTCTTAACTATTGCTATCTTACAAATACCGCTTGGCAAAGTTAACAACCAACTGGCTTTACTTGTCATTCTATATTTTTCTTTAACAATTATAATTACTGCATTTTTTTTAATTGCGAGATACTTGATATTAAAGCTAATTTCTAAAATTAACATGGATCAGCGCTTTGCGGCAACAATTTTTGGTTATAACGCTGCTACATTACTACTATTCTTAACTTTAGCAATTGCGGTTACTCGTTGGATTGGTAAAGAATCCGCATTAGCATCGATTATTCTTCCGCTTTTTGGTATTCTTGCATTTATCATGTTATTAATAACCGTCATATTATATTCCAGAAACATTGAAAATCTTCAATTAGCACACAAAGAAGAACTCAACAAAGATAACACCTTGTATGTTAAAGAATTGGAAAAAAAATATCACGAGGCAAGAAAAGCAAAACACGATTATAAAAACATGCTTTTTACACTACAAGTAATCGCAAAAAACGGAAATAGTAATACTCTATATGAGAGTGTAAGTAACCTATTACAGTCTGATACTGAGTTTGATGATGATTCATATCTGACAATACATAAGATTAATGATCCATTCATTAGAGGTATTATTACCCAAAAGTTAACAGAAGCTAAAGAAAAAAATATGAAGACGAGCTTAGAAGTAACTGAACGAATTCCTGATCTTGGAAAAATCAATATTATAGTTACACGTATTCTTGGTATCCTGATGGATAATGCAATTGAAGCTGCCATTAAAAGTGAAGATCATCGAATTTCGGTAGCCGTCATCAGTACGGACTCTAATATTAGGTTTCTTATTAAAAATTCTGTTGCCAAGGGCACCAAAATCAATATCAATCGTATATTTGAGGAAGAATACTCTAATAAGGGATCAGAACGTGGATTGGGTCTCTCTACAGTTAAGGATTTAACTTCACATTATGATAATCTGTTGATTTCAGTCACATTTACTGATACGTTTACTGTCATTTTAACCCTTGAAAAGGCTAATCAATGA